TTTAGTTATTAACATTCTTTGTACATTGTTGTTTAGCGATCTTAGAGCCTAGATTCCCCCCCTCATACTTGGTATTGCTTACATAATCAATCCTATTGCCAAAGCACTGAATCATATGTTTCCAAACACATCTTACATGTAGAGGTAATATCCCACAATGCGGACAGATAGATATCGCTTTGTCGATTGACTCCTATCGTAGTGAGTAGCAAATGAACATTTGGATTAATGCTTGATCAGATGTCACTAGACTCCTGAGCATGCATAACCCCTAGAAGTTCTTTATGTTGAACACAAAAGGCCTCTCCAAGTGAAGGAGATGCCCTGCCTTTTCGATAGCATTGCGATATGTATGCAAAAAGGGGGACGCAAAGTGTTTGTCCTAAAACATTCTCTTTCATGTCGTGGGCAAGTTTGAGGTGGAATATGTTGTCATTCTCCCCATACAACACGAGTCCACACTGCAACAAATCAAAAAAGTACTCGTGTATTAACAAAAGGAAAGGTATTAAGATTGTAAACCAATCAAATATAAAACGAATTTGATTATATTTGTTAATTATAAATAAGGTCAATTAAATGAATAACTTATTGAAGTAAATAAATACGTTTGAACACATTCTGTTTATTAGGTGAATTATAAATTAATGTGTGAATTATATTTATCAATAGGgtttttatcaaatttataaataaataaataaactatcaaaacaaataaataaacaagcccATTTTAAAATGTAAATATTTCAAACATTAAACAAGTGTGTTAGCTGGACTCGTCTAAAACCCTCCAATAAAATTTGTGGCTGGTTCGATTCTGAAATTTAGAGAGAGAAAAAATTGATAGTATATAGAGCCAACCTTAGGCAAAGAAGGAGGCTTATCATCCTCCCTTTGACTGACTACCATTGCTTCTAGCAATTCCACCTTTTTCTTTGAATTCTTGAACATTGCCTGAATCAAAATCCACGATAATTAATTCCTAATGATCATAATAATGTTTGTgcctagattatatatatttttttatatttaaataagatTAGTGGATACAGCTTAGTGAAAGGCATCCTCATACAATcgtaaacttatttttaaattttctatgatataaaataaaattattctaatttagtcaataataataattattttaaatagtaaCCATAAATAGctgatcaattcaactaattttgatgaatttaataaaataataatattttatatataataatttagatTAAATTGTCTTGATTAGTagttattgttttaatttttttgaagaaataattttggatgaaaataaataaataaaagttggCGAGTTTTTAGACGCTGACGTGGAGGAAGTCTCTGTAAAGGAAGCGAGGGAACCAGAGCTTCCTGTAAATTGAGATTGAGAGCATGGTCTCGAGCTCCTCCTCCGACGCTGGCAGGAGGATCTCTGGCCATGACGACACGCCCAGCCGCTGCTTCATCTCCGAGCTGATCGACTCCGTCATGACGAACACTGACGAGGACAACACTAGCGAGCCGACTAATCCCGGCCATCGCTCCGCCAGACTCGACGCCACCATGCCGCCGTAGCTGAACCCCACGGCGGTGCACCTCCGCACGTGGAGCCGGTCCAGGGTGGCCGCCAGGCAGTCGGCCTGGAATGCTGGTGTCCGCTCGGCGGCGTCCGTTGTGGACTCGCCGAAGAAGAGTAGGTCCGGCACGTAGAGGGAGTAGCGGTCGGCCAGCGCCAGGATCTGAAACGGCCACGTCATGGTTCCGTCGGCGGCGAAGCCGTGCACCAGCAGCGCCACCGGCTTGCCTTCCTCAGCCGATCAGGGCACCCAGAAGTCAATGGAGGTCGAGGGAGCGAGCTCGATGGTTTGCCGCCGGAGGCCGGCGCTCCTCACGAGCCAATACAGCAGAGGCTTCACTGCAGCGTTCACCCAGTTCACCATCTTTAATTTGATGTTTCTCTCCTCCCTTCCGTTATTTGAAagcatttgattttttttccgaAGTCATGGTGTTGCGGTAAGACATCCAGGTTGTCATTCAGATATTTCCTTAGTTATATTTAAAGAATTTTGTTTTTTCAAATGAGGGGCATAATCAAAGGATTCTGGGTTGATATGAAAAACTTTGGTGATAATTAATAAGATTAactgaaattattatttttaaagtatttgattttgttttttttcccgaGTCGTGGTTAGACCTATAAACATAAATGGTCGGCTGTggcaaattataatttttttcctcTCTCTAATGGGTAGCGAGCCGTCAtgagtattttttatttattcgataaaattcttttttataacAGAATCAGTAATTAGTCGGAGGGAATTTTTTTTAATCCAATTAAGCAATTGGgtatgaaaatttttaaattcgaATATGAAAATACATTTGATAGAATTCTACTCATATGCT
This region of Zingiber officinale cultivar Zhangliang chromosome 9A, Zo_v1.1, whole genome shotgun sequence genomic DNA includes:
- the LOC122019603 gene encoding lipase 1-like is translated as MTWPFQILALADRYSLYVPDLLFFGESTTDAAERTPAFQADCLAATLDRLHVRRCTAVGFSYGGMVASSLAERWPGLVGSLVLSSSVFVMTESISSEMKQRLGVSSWPEILLPASEEELETMLSISIYRKLWFPRFLYRDFLHAMFKNSKKKVELLEAMVVSQREDDKPPSLPKCGLVLYGENDNIFHLKLAHDMKENVLGQTLCVPLFAYISQCYRKGRASPSLGEAFCVQHKELLGVMHAQESSDI